The following nucleotide sequence is from Basilea psittacipulmonis DSM 24701.
ATCGACTTAACCGTTTTACCCGCTTGCATTAAGGAATCTTTAGACAAAATATCAGAATAAGCATAGGCCGTTTTTTCGCCACTTACTGCTCGAACGCCCACGCCCTGTGAAATTGAGAATCCACCTGATTTAACCTGTCCCTCATCTAAAGACCAAACTTGACTACAGGCATATTGAAAATAAAGGTCCGCAAAATCAGCATGCCCAGACATAATCTCATCTAAGACCTGCTTTAGGTCGGTTTCAGATAGTCCCCAAGGATCTAATAATTTTTCTTTTGCTATTGAAATAGCCGAATTCATACTGCATTCCTTAACTTAGACATATTTAACTAAATTACAATCATAACACGTAAAGAAAGGCTAAAATAGATAGATTTACAACCTTTAGACTTTTAATGAGTTATGGCGAATTCAACCATCTATCGAAAAGATTATCTACCTTTTGATTTTGATATTCTTCGTGTTCATTTGTGTTTTGATATTCATCCCGAAAAAACCTATGTCACCAATACCATGAATATCCGTTCTAAACACAGCTCTGACACCGCTCACGGACTGAAACTGAATATTCAAGACATTACTATCGATAAAGTATTTTTAAACCAAAAAGAACTACACCCTCATGAATACCAGCTTAGCGAGCAGTTTTTAGAGATTCCTAACTGTCAAGGTGACTTTGAATTAACGGTCCAAAGCCATTGTCACCCTCGCACGAACAGCACCCTAATGGGCCTGTATGAGTCGAACCAGTCTTTATTTACCCAGTGTGAAGCTGAGGGATTTCGCCGTATCACCGCTTATCCAGACAGACCCGATGTTTTGTCTTCTTTCACAGTGACCATTCGCGGTGATAAACAACGCTATCCATACATGCTATCCAACGGTAATCTTATCGTTTCTCGAGATTTGGCCGATGGTCGTCATGAATGCGTTTGGGAAGATCCTTTTAAAAAACCTTGCTATCTATTTGCTTTAGTGGCAGGCGACTTTGATGTGCGTGAAGAAAAATATCGCATTAAAAGCGGAAAAGAAGTCTTATTACAGGTGTATAGCGACAAAGGTAATTACGATAAAACCGCTTGGGCGATGCAATCACTGATTCATGCGATTGAATGGGATGAAACAAGATTTAATCTCGAACTGGACTTAGACCGTTTTATGGTTGTCGCTGTGAATGATTTTAATATGGGGGCCATGGAAAATAAAGGATTGAATATTTTCAATGCCGCCTATGCATTGGCAGACCCAGAAACCGCGACCGATGCGAGTTACGCTGATATTGAGGCGGTAATCGGACATGAATACTTTCATAACTGGACAGGCAATCGTGTCACGTGTCGTGATTGGTTCCAGCTCAGTTTAAAAGAGGGGTTGACCGTATTTCGCGATCAAGAATTTTCAGCCGATATGATGTCCAAAGGACTAGATGAAGAGACAGCAAAAAGTGCTCGTGCGGTTAAACGTATCGATGATGTGAGTGTGCTCAGAACGGCCCAATTTGCTGAAGACAAAGGTCCCATGGCCCACCCTATTCGTCCAGATAGTTATGAGGAAATTGGTAACTTCTACACCGTTACCGTGTATGAAAAAGGTGCTGAAATTATCCGTATGCAACACACCTTACTGGGCGAAGCTGGTTTTCAAAAAGGCATGAACATCTACTTCCAACGCCATGATGAACAGGCCGTTACTTGTGACGATTTTGTCGATGCGATGGATACGGTTTATCGTGAACAACATCCTGGCAAGAGTCTGGAACGCTTTAAAAACTGGTACAGCCAAGCAGGAACGCCCACTGTTCATGTTCGCACGGAATACGATGATAAAGCACAGACTTTGACCCTGCATCTAAAACAGACTTGCCCACCTGTAGGATTAGAAACAAAACGTGAAAACTGGGTAAAACAGCCTTTTCACATTCCGTTATCCATGGGGATATTGAATGAACAAGGTCAGGAAATCCTCCCAACACAGGTGTTACAACTGACAGAAGCGGAACAGACATTTACGTTTGATCAGATAGCGTCACGTCCGATTTTATCGTTACTGAGAGACTTTTCTGCACCGATTATCATCAATTACCCCCAGCAAACACAAGCCGAAAAAGTCTTGTTGGCCTTACATGATACCAATGCCTTTGCACGTTATGAAGCCAAACATCAGTTAGCGGCCCAAGAAATCATTCGCCTTAGCCAAGCACCTGATAGCGAGGTTTCGCCTGATCTCATTCATATCTGGGAATCGAACTTATTAAATCCCTCGTTTGATGCCAATTACCGTTTTGTTTTATTATCCTTACCCTCTGAAACGGGCTTATATACGATGGTAAAACAGATTGACCCGATCGCGATCCATCAGGCCCATCAGAAAACGATACGAACACTGGGTGAACGTTTAAAAACACATTGGCAGACGCTGTTAGCCAATCACCTCCCCACTGCTTCTTATCAACCTGATTTTATCAGTGCGGGAAGACGGGCTTTATGTAGCAAAGCATTGCAACACCTCATGGCGATTAAAGATCCCCACGCTATCGAACAAGCGATTTACATTCATGAACACGCTAATAACATGACCGATGCGTTTAATACCTTAGCGTTAATCAGTGAATATGGCCCTCAAGAGGTGAAAGAACGCTTACTGGCTGCTTTCTACCAAAAATGGAAAGATAATCCGCTTGTTTTGAACAAATGGTTCTCTTTAGTGGCACGACACGCCGATCAAACCCGTATTCGTGAACTTATCAACGATCCTTTGTTTACCATGCGTAATCCTAATCGCGTGCGTGCGGTGATGGGAAGTTTCTGCACCGCCAATCCTATCGCCTTTCATCAATCTGGTGGACAAGGTTACCAATTCTGGGCTGATTGTGTCGTGGCATTAGATAGCATTAACCCAGAAGTGGCTGCACGTATGGCCAGAATCATGGACCAATGGAAACACTATGTTCAAGCCGATCGCATGAAACAATCATTACAATACGTGCAACAACACACGCATTCAAGTAATGTACAAGAGATTGTCAATAAAGCCCTTAACATCTAAAGGACACATCATGAATTTAACGCTATCACAATACTTACATCAACACACGAACGATCCATCGCTAAAAGAGTTATTACAACAGCTTTGCCATACTTGCACGATGATTGCTCATGCCGTGAGCAAAGGAGCTTTGTCTGGGGTTCTCGGCAGTACCACACATGAAAACGTTCAAGGTGAAGTCCAGAAAAAACTCGATGTCATCTCTAACCAAATGCTATTAGAGGGGCTAGAATGGACGGGAACCTTGTCTGGGATGGCTTCTGAAGAGATGGATGAGATTTACCCTATTTCATCCTCGTACCAAAAAGGCCCTTATTTACTGTTATTTGATCCTTTAGATGGCTCGTCTAATATTGATGTCAATGTTAGTATTGGTACGATTTTCTCGATTTTAAAAGCACCACATCACGCTGATCATCAAGCCATTACCGAAAAAGATTTCTTACAAAAAGGTCGTGAGCAAATCGCGGCAGGTTATGTGATTTATGGCCCTCAAACGATGTTGGTGATGACCTTAGGCAAAGGCGTAGTCGGCTTTACATTAGATCGTGATACCGCTACTTGGTATTTGACCGTACCTGAATTTAAGATCCCTAGTACCACTAAAGAATTTGCAATCAATATGTCTAATATGCGACATTGGGAACCCAATATGCGTGCGTATATTGAGGATTGCTTAGCAGGTGAAACAGGACCTTTGAAGAAAAATTACAATATGCGTTGGATTGCTGCCATGGTGACCGACGTGCATAGAATTTTAAACAGAGGTGGCGTATTTGCGTATCCTTGGGATGCTCGTGAACCGGGTAAAGCTGGTAAATTACGCTTAATGTATGAAGCCAATCCGATGAGCTTTTTGGTGGAGCAAGCAGGTGGCAAATCCATCACAGGCAAAGAAAATATTCTAGATATTGAACCTGAAAAAATCCATCAACGTGTTCCTGTGATATTAGGCAGTGCTCAAGAAGTGGATTGTATTCAGGAATATTTAAATCGATAAAGAAACGCGTGATTGAAGTTAGAAACCGTGAAAATAGCGTGATCACGGTTTCTAAGAGATGATTCAAGGTGTGAGTGTTTGAAGTTGTTAGGTGGGTATGTGATTCGTTTCTGTGACGATCGGCTTATTTATTTACTTACTCACGACAGCCTCATCATCACTTTATTAGAAACGTTTTTAATCCACCCACGATCATTGCGAGATCCGTCCACGATCACTGTGAGAACCGCCCACGATCACCGTGAGTGTTAAGGTGGGTATGTGATTCGTTTCTGTGACGATCGGCTTATTTATTCACTTCATTAGCCAATATATGGTTTCTTTGTTCGGCCAGAATCTGTTTACGTTTCGCATTTAAGCGATTATGTTCTTGCGGTTTTACTTTTTTCAATCTTCTAGGAGGCGGTTGTTTTTTGGCTTGTGCTTTGTGAGCCGCCCTTCTTCGTCTGGATTCCATTGGATCAAAACTTAATTCACGACAAATTTCGATGCGATCAGTAGGTTTTAAGACATCCTCCAAACCTATCTTTTTACCAAAAATAGCCAGCCCCATTTTATCAATCGATAAATGAGGAAAATCCTTAAAAAAATCAGCTTGTTCTAATGCTGTTTGGACCGTTAAATTTTCCGACCATGCAATATGCTTTTGCCAAATATGAGCCTGAGCATCTACAAAATACAATGAAACTTTATGATTGACCATAAACCGCCTCAGCCCTATTCGTGAAGGAATCAATAAATGTATTAGCCACCTTGTTAAATACGGGAGCAATCAAACGTTCAACCAGTATATTGCTAAAACTGTAGTCCAAATTAAATACGACCTTACAAGCCTGTTCATCTAAAGCCTGAAATTCCCACACCCCTTTTAATGAGGAAAAAGGCCCCTCTACTAAATCCATCTGGATGCTGTGAGGAAACACTCGTTTATTCTGGGTCGTAAAGTGTTGCTTAAGTCCTGCAAACTGTATGTAAATAGTGGCTTTCATACTGTCTGATGTTTTTTCATGGATGGTTGCACCCCCGCACCAAGGCATAAATTCAGGGTATTTATCAACATCATCGACTAATTGAAACATTTGCTCAACGCTGTATGGGACCAAAACACTACGATTTACTTGGTACATATTGAACTTCATCTCATTTTTAAGGATAATGAAACATTATACATTTAACTCAGGTTAATCGGATATGGTTATCGCAGAAAATCGCAAAGCAAGACACGACTACTTTATAGAAGAACATTTTGAAGCGGGTCTCGTCCTACAAGGTTGGGAGGCTAAAGCCATTCGTGCTGGACATATTCAGCTTAATGACACCCATGTATTGATCAGGGAGGGCGAACTATTTGTCTTTAATATGCACATCAGCCCTTTGAGAACGACCTCTACACACGTAAAAGCCTATCCCGATCGTTCTAGAAAGTTACTCATGCACCGCTCACAAATCAATAAACTTATTGGTAAAGTGGAGATGAAAGGCTACGCTCTTGTGCCATTAAACTTACATTTTTCAAAAGGCAGAATTAAATTAGAACTCGCCTTAGCAAAAGGTAAAAAATCATTTGATAAACGTAATACGATTAAAGACAGAGATTGGGCAAGAGAAAAAGAAAGGCTGATGAAACACGACATCCGCAATACCTAACCCTACCCCCCTTTACATCAAAGGGGTTTTTATTTACCAAGCATCCATGCAGTAGTTGTGCGGACGTTAACCGTTAAATCTTTGTGATGCGTGGTACGTTAGTGTTTATGCAGTGATACAGCGATTAGGTTTTATCGTTTAATATTTTAATCACACGAAATCGTTGTCTCGAACGTCACTCCGAAGCCTTGCCATCGTTAACTATTAAATCTGTCTGATGCGTGGTATCTTAGTGTGTATGCAGTGATACAGCGATCGGGTTTTATCGTTTAATATTTTAATCACCCGAAATCGTTGTCTCGAACGTCACCCCGAAGTCTTGCCATCGTTAACTGTTAAATCTGTAAGATGCGTGGTATCTTAGTGTCTATGCAGTGATACAGCGATTAGGTTTTATCGTTTAATATTTTAATCACCCGAAATCGTTGCCTCGAACGTCAGCCCGAAGCCTTGCCATCGTTAACTGTTAAATCTGTGTGATGCGTGATATGTTAGTGTTTATGCAGTGATACAGCGATTAGGTTTTATCGTTTAATATTTTAATCACCCGAAATCGTTATTGCGAACGTCAGCCCGAAGCCTTGCCATCGTTAACTGTTAAATCTGTGTGATGCGTGATATGTTAGTGTTTATGCAGTGATACAGCGATTGGGGTTTATCGTTTAATATTTTAATCACCCGAAATCGTTGCCTCGAACGTCACCCCGAAGTCTTGCCATCGTTAACTGTTAAATCTGTGTGATGCGCGATATGTTAGTGTTTATGCAGTGATACAGCGATTAGGTTTTATCGTTAAATATTTTAATCACCCGAAATCGTTGTCGTTTCATGTTAATGTGAATAAATGAGATACACTATTTCTAGCGATAAGTAATTTATTTTCGTGGAGTCATCCACTATTTTTTCATGAGATGTAGGTTATTTTTATGGACTTAAAAGACATTCATCAGCAGGCATTAGCGTTTCCTCATCAATTTTCTTCTTTGATTTTGGCAACCTCTTCTTTGAACAACATCCCGTTAAGCAGTTACGCTTGTTATGTTTATGATGACCATAAATACTATCTGTACCTCAGCGGGCTGGCTGCACATGAAAAAAATCTCATTGAAAACCCCGTTGCAAGCTTGATGTTCATTGAAAACGAGGAAAATGCTAGACAAATTTTTGCTAGACAACGTTTAACTATTCAATGCAAGGTATCATTAATTCCTCGTGATAATGCAGTGTTTACGCAAATCTTAGACAAATTTTCTGATAAATACGGTCATTTTATTAAAGCGATTCGTTCATTAACTGACTTTCAATTGTTTGAACTCACCCCAGAATCCGCGAATTACGTCTCAGGCTTTGCCAAAGCATACGACCTGTCAGGCCCCAACCTTTCCCATATCGAACATAAAACGGTAAAATAATATCGTTTCAAAACCTCATGGCCAGTTTCAAAACCTCAACGCCATTTCGTTTAACAGAAGTTTGAGAAAGGATTTTCGCCTGCTTGTCTGATGCCAAAGCATACGACCTGTCAGCCCCTAACCTTTCCCATATCGAACATAAAACGGTAAAATAATATCGTTTCAAAACCTCATGGCCAGTTTCAAAACCTCATGACCATTTCGTTTAACAGAAGTTTAAAAAGGATTTTATGATGATCGACAAAAAAACGATTTTAGATATATTCAATTTTAGACATGCTTGCAAAGAATTTCGTACCGATAAAAAAATACCTCAAGAAGATCTACAAGTTATTTTAGAAACAGCCAGACTCTCGCCCACCTCTTTAGGCTATGAGCATTGGAAAATCTTAGTCTTACGTGATCCCGCACTCAGAAAAGCGATCCAACCTTATTCTTGGGGAATGGTTAAACACTTAGATAACGAGGCTTGCGAAGTATTATTTTTTATCGTTGAAAAAAATCCTCGCTATGATAATGAAAAATTTCCTAAGATCTTTGAGCGTCGTGGTATTCCAGCTGACAAATTGCCTAAGGCCTTAGAACGTTATAAAAGCTTCCAAGTTGAGGATATGAAGTTATTAGAAACGCCTCGTGCCTTGTATGATTGGGCTTGTAAACAATCCTACATTGCTTTGGGAAATGTTATGACTGCCGCTGCGATGATGGGTATTGATTCATGTGCCATCGAGGGAATGCATTATGACTCTGTGAATAAGATTTTAGCGGATGCAGGTGCGTTTGATCCTGAAAAATATGCGGTTTCCGTTGCTGTGGTATTTGGCTATCGTGCCAATGACGCACAAAAACGCCTCAGATTAGATTTAGATGAATTAGTCACCTATCTTTAATTAAAAAACTGACAGGCAACTCTAGTTCTTTAATCTTCAAAAAATAAGAGCTGTTCAAACAGAACACGATAAATACATGTTAAAGTCGTGTGCTTTAATCTCCAAAAAAATAAGGGGGTACTCAAACTTTATAAAGGTCTCCCCCATTCCCTCTAGGGTGCTTTAATTTAAAAAAATAAGGGGTATTCAAACCCCTTATTCTTTTCGCCTTTCCTACTAACGTCACACCAATGTGCAACGCTAGTATTTAAGCGGTTTTCAGATTATCCCTGCAAACGCTTCCATGTTGAGACAACTGTATCCGGACTCAATGAAATAGACTGTATGCCTTTTTCACATAGCCATTGTGCCAAATCAATATGATCGCTTGGCCCTTGACCACAAATACCAACATATTTGCCCAGTTTATTGCAT
It contains:
- a CDS encoding class 1 fructose-bisphosphatase; this encodes MMNLTLSQYLHQHTNDPSLKELLQQLCHTCTMIAHAVSKGALSGVLGSTTHENVQGEVQKKLDVISNQMLLEGLEWTGTLSGMASEEMDEIYPISSSYQKGPYLLLFDPLDGSSNIDVNVSIGTIFSILKAPHHADHQAITEKDFLQKGREQIAAGYVIYGPQTMLVMTLGKGVVGFTLDRDTATWYLTVPEFKIPSTTKEFAINMSNMRHWEPNMRAYIEDCLAGETGPLKKNYNMRWIAAMVTDVHRILNRGGVFAYPWDAREPGKAGKLRLMYEANPMSFLVEQAGGKSITGKENILDIEPEKIHQRVPVILGSAQEVDCIQEYLNR
- a CDS encoding type II toxin-antitoxin system RatA family toxin, with the translated sequence MYQVNRSVLVPYSVEQMFQLVDDVDKYPEFMPWCGGATIHEKTSDSMKATIYIQFAGLKQHFTTQNKRVFPHSIQMDLVEGPFSSLKGVWEFQALDEQACKVVFNLDYSFSNILVERLIAPVFNKVANTFIDSFTNRAEAVYGQS
- the pepN gene encoding aminopeptidase N; translated protein: MANSTIYRKDYLPFDFDILRVHLCFDIHPEKTYVTNTMNIRSKHSSDTAHGLKLNIQDITIDKVFLNQKELHPHEYQLSEQFLEIPNCQGDFELTVQSHCHPRTNSTLMGLYESNQSLFTQCEAEGFRRITAYPDRPDVLSSFTVTIRGDKQRYPYMLSNGNLIVSRDLADGRHECVWEDPFKKPCYLFALVAGDFDVREEKYRIKSGKEVLLQVYSDKGNYDKTAWAMQSLIHAIEWDETRFNLELDLDRFMVVAVNDFNMGAMENKGLNIFNAAYALADPETATDASYADIEAVIGHEYFHNWTGNRVTCRDWFQLSLKEGLTVFRDQEFSADMMSKGLDEETAKSARAVKRIDDVSVLRTAQFAEDKGPMAHPIRPDSYEEIGNFYTVTVYEKGAEIIRMQHTLLGEAGFQKGMNIYFQRHDEQAVTCDDFVDAMDTVYREQHPGKSLERFKNWYSQAGTPTVHVRTEYDDKAQTLTLHLKQTCPPVGLETKRENWVKQPFHIPLSMGILNEQGQEILPTQVLQLTEAEQTFTFDQIASRPILSLLRDFSAPIIINYPQQTQAEKVLLALHDTNAFARYEAKHQLAAQEIIRLSQAPDSEVSPDLIHIWESNLLNPSFDANYRFVLLSLPSETGLYTMVKQIDPIAIHQAHQKTIRTLGERLKTHWQTLLANHLPTASYQPDFISAGRRALCSKALQHLMAIKDPHAIEQAIYIHEHANNMTDAFNTLALISEYGPQEVKERLLAAFYQKWKDNPLVLNKWFSLVARHADQTRIRELINDPLFTMRNPNRVRAVMGSFCTANPIAFHQSGGQGYQFWADCVVALDSINPEVAARMARIMDQWKHYVQADRMKQSLQYVQQHTHSSNVQEIVNKALNI
- a CDS encoding HugZ family pyridoxamine 5'-phosphate oxidase, which codes for MDLKDIHQQALAFPHQFSSLILATSSLNNIPLSSYACYVYDDHKYYLYLSGLAAHEKNLIENPVASLMFIENEENARQIFARQRLTIQCKVSLIPRDNAVFTQILDKFSDKYGHFIKAIRSLTDFQLFELTPESANYVSGFAKAYDLSGPNLSHIEHKTVK
- a CDS encoding NAD(P)H-dependent oxidoreductase, whose translation is MMIDKKTILDIFNFRHACKEFRTDKKIPQEDLQVILETARLSPTSLGYEHWKILVLRDPALRKAIQPYSWGMVKHLDNEACEVLFFIVEKNPRYDNEKFPKIFERRGIPADKLPKALERYKSFQVEDMKLLETPRALYDWACKQSYIALGNVMTAAAMMGIDSCAIEGMHYDSVNKILADAGAFDPEKYAVSVAVVFGYRANDAQKRLRLDLDELVTYL
- the smpB gene encoding SsrA-binding protein SmpB; this translates as MVIAENRKARHDYFIEEHFEAGLVLQGWEAKAIRAGHIQLNDTHVLIREGELFVFNMHISPLRTTSTHVKAYPDRSRKLLMHRSQINKLIGKVEMKGYALVPLNLHFSKGRIKLELALAKGKKSFDKRNTIKDRDWAREKERLMKHDIRNT
- a CDS encoding RnfH family protein; translation: MVNHKVSLYFVDAQAHIWQKHIAWSENLTVQTALEQADFFKDFPHLSIDKMGLAIFGKKIGLEDVLKPTDRIEICRELSFDPMESRRRRAAHKAQAKKQPPPRRLKKVKPQEHNRLNAKRKQILAEQRNHILANEVNK